The Maridesulfovibrio hydrothermalis AM13 = DSM 14728 DNA window GATGATGCACATGTTTCCACTTTGCGTGATAATATGCCTCCGCGGGTGATTCCCGAAGATGAGTTCTTCGTCATGGGAGACAACCGTGACGGTTCTAACGATTCAAGATTCTGGGGTAACGTGCCTAGAGAGAATATTTTAGGTAAAGCCTGGATAATTTACTGGTCATGGGGCGGCCCTAAGACTGTACGCTGGGATCGCATCGGTGACACATTTCAGTAACTAATTAAATTTATTATATTATTTTAAAGCGTCAGTACATGTAATGTACCGATGGCTGTAAATAATTTAAGCCCTTCGATTTTGAAGGGCTTTTTTTGTTAATAAATAATAAACATCTGGTGTTTGTCAGCTCTTTCTATTATTGCTGCCCTAAATAAAATTTCAATAATGGATTGTATATGATAGCCAAAGTTTCCTGTGCCGCACTGATGGGCATAGATGCGTTTAAAGTTGATTTGGAAGTTGATCTGACCCGACAGGGGATGCCTGCTTTTACCATGGTCGGCCTTGCGGAAGGTGCGGTTAAGGAGAGTAAGGAGCGGGTCTTTTCCGCCCTGAAGAACAGCGGTTACCGCCTTCCCCCTTCCCGCATAACTGTAAACCTTGCCCCTGCTGATATTCGTAAGGCCGGATCTGCTTATGATCTGCCTCTTGCGGCGGCGTTGCTCGGCGCGGCTGGGATTATTGATCAGAGTGCTCTGGAAGGATGGTATCTGGCGGGTGAACTGTCTCTCAGCGGTGGTGTAAAACCGGTACACGGAATTTTGCCGCTGGCAATTGAGGCCCGCAAAAAGGGAGCCAGAGGGCTGATTGTCGGCGTGGAAAATGTCAACGAAGCAGCGGTGGTAGAAGGGCTTGATGTTTACAGCATTTCCACTCTTTCACAGCTGGTAGATTTTCTGATCGGTAATGAGGTTCTTGAACCTTCGGTGGTGGATACAGCAATCCTCTGGCAGGGGCGGCAGGATTTCGGGATGGATTTTGCCGAGGTGAAAGGGCAGGAACATGCCAAACGTGCCATTGAAATCGGAGCTGCCGGAAATCATAATATTTTATTCATAGGCCCTCCCGGAAGCGGTAAGACTATGCTGGCCCAGCGGATTCCCACAGTGCTTCCGCCGCTTGTTTTTGAGGAGGCACTCGAAGTTACCAAGGTTTACAGCGTATCCGGACAACTTGATCGCGATAAATCACTCATGGTTACCCGTCCGTTCCGTTCGCCGCATCATACCATTTCTGATGCCGGACTTATCGGTGGCGGTGCTTATCCCAGACCCGGAGAAGTTTCTCTCGCCCATCGGGGAGTGCTTTTTTTGGATGAACTGCCCGAATTTAAAAAGAATGTGCTTGAAGTTCTTCGGCAGCCTCTAGAGGGAGGTGAGGTGACTATTTCCCGCGCGGCCATGTCTTTGTCATATCCGGCTGATTTTATGCTGGTTGCGGCAATGAATCCTTGCCCGTGTGGGTATTATACCGATGAACATCATACCTGCACCTGTTCCTCTCTTGCGGTCAGCCGTTACACATCGCGCCTCTCTGGGCCGCTTCTTGATCGCATTGATTTGCAGATTGAAGTTCCTGCGGTTGATTACAAAGATCTACGCGACGGCAGCGGCCTTGATTCGGGAACCATGCGTGTTAATATTGAGCGGGTGCGCGAAGTTCAATCTGAAAGGTATAAGGATCTTGCAATCTATACCAACAGCGAACTTTCCGGCGCATCTCTTGAAAAATTTTGTAAATTGACTGATGCAGAGCACGTATTTCTGGAACAGGCTGTACGCAGTCTGGGGCTTTCTGCCAGAGCCTATACCAGAATTTTGAGAATTGCGCGTACCATTGCCGATCTGGACGGCGAAGAGCGTATTCAGGTGGCCCACCTCGCTGAGGCGATTAATTACCGGAGTATGGACCGTGGGCAGAAATAATCTGTATTATGCATTATCCGCAAGGCTGAGGGGTAAATCCGTCCGATATTTATGTGTTTGAGTTCATTTACTCTCTGGAATCATATTAGATGCAATCTACAAAATCCCTCTCAGGTTAGGCACTATTGCCGGGACGGATTTTTTATATTCTAAATATTTTTTCCCGAAATGTTTTTCAAGAGTTGCTTCCTCTTCTGGAATATGCTGCAGAAATTTGTAGTAAGCAACCATGCTCATGCCAAAAAGAAGCCAGCCCTGTGAGGCTACTGCGCTACCCGGAAAAACGAAGGCTATCCATGCAAAATAAAGCGGGTTGCGTACAATGGAAAAAGTGCCGCTAGTTTCAAGGCGGCCCTCTGTAACAGCTTTCTTCATAGCCACTCCGGAAATGAATAGAAAAGCCATTCCCAGCCCCAGCAGGATTCCGCCGGTTATATTGAACACCGCACTGGGCAGGAAGGTCATCAGAAATATTTCTGGAAAAATGAGCGTGATGATTAAAACTGTTACTCCGTAGATGAAAGTAGGCTTAAATATTTTAGGGCCTACTCCACGCTTTCTCATTTCAGGTTTTTCCATTTTCAGCTCCGCAGTTGTCAGTTTCAGGGGGGGGGAAAGCTTCACTATCAAGCAGGCATGCACGTGTGAGTCTGTAAATATGATGGAATAGTTTCACTGAAAGTGTCAACAGAAACCGTAATCGGAGCAGTAAAATCGTATCTTCTTGAAATGGAATATGTCCCTGATTTTTTACTTTTTCAGATTCGGATACATTTGTGTTTCAGGTTCCTGTCGATTCGGTATTTCAAATTATTATGGGGACTGCGTCAGTCTCTATTTTATTCATGGCAAAATTCAAAAAAAAAGTTGCAGACCGGCAGTCTGCAACTTTTTTTAATTAATTTTTTTATCTGGATTCGGCAAATAAGTAATGTCAATTTCTTCCTTCAATCCGTCCATGAATTCGAAGAATTCGCGCTTCTGATGCGGACTGAATCGGAGGAGTAAAATCCCTTTGAATCTGTCGGTTACGGTGAATAGCGCAAGGTTGTCCATTGCTTCCATTAAAAACCGGAAGATGGCTATGTCTGACGGCGCAATCTGAATATAGATGCGGCTGGACTGCGCGGGTGGGGGCGGCAGCGGACGTGGACGCGGTTTTCTTTTTCTGCGGGCCATATAGGGTAGCTGTTTACCTTATTTTATATGCTGGAACTGCATCATTAATCGAGTCAAATGCCCGGATTAAAAAGACGCAGAGTGTATCATAACTTTATTTTTCAGCACCCGCATGCTTGCAGGGAGAATTTATCCTGCAAGCATGCGGAGCCGTAAATTACATAATTTTATAGCCGTCTTCGGTAATTAAGACCATGTATTCCCAGCGGATACCACCCCAGTCAGGGTAGTATAGACCCGGTTCGACAGTGATAACCATACCGGGCTTCAGCTCCCCGATGGCAACAGGGCTTACGCTGGGCTGCTCATGGGTTTCGAGACCAATGCCGTGCCCTAGAGAATGGGTGAAATATTTTTCAACACCGTATTTCTCAAAGACAGCTTTTGCAGTGTGATAGGCATGCTGGATGGGCAGGCCGGGGCGTAAAACCTTGATGGCTGCCATCTGGGCTTCCTGTACCTGTTCTTTGACGGTAAGGAAACGGTCTGATGGTTTATCGCCGATCCAGAATGTGCGTGTCTGGTCGGAGCAATAATCCCCGAGGCGTCCACCCATATCAATTAATACAAGGTCATTCTCTTTGAGCTTGTCATTGCCGGGTATGGCATGGGGCAGGGCTGCATTGGGGCCGACCCCCACTATGGTCGGGAAGGACAGGCCGGTTGCTCCATTGTTGCGGAACAATTGCTCCACTTCCCATGAAATTTCAGCTTCAGTTTTTCCTTCCTGCAGTTTTGGCTGTAGAAGTTCGTAAACTTTATGGTTGAGAGCGCATGACTCTTCCATGATTTTGATTTCAGCTTCATCTTTAATAAGGCGTAAATCTTCCACAAGTCCTGTCACAGGCTGCAATTCGCAAAGGTCAGTCAGTTTCTCGTGTTCGAAAATATTTATAGACTTGGGATCGTAGGCGAGGGCTGATATGGAATTTGATTTAAAAAAATCTTTTAAAGCATCATACTTGCGGCCTGAGTAGATGAAAATATCATCTTCGTTCCAGTCACGGCGTGCAGCATCGAGATATCTGGGATCGGTGAGCAGGAAATCACGCCCTTCAGGACTGATAACGAGCCAGCCTGCTGTCTCATTGCACTGGGGATCGTGAAGTTCAAATCCGCTTAAGTAGTATCGGTTGGCGGCAAAACTGACCAGCAAGGGGGGAAGGCCGCGGTCTTTGAGACGCTTGCGAACATTCTCCCGCCTTTGTTCATAAGTGGCGGTGGATATTGTCATGTGCTTAGTTAGATCCTGTATGTGGTTTCAGGCTCCCCGTTTATCATTCGCTGAGCCCATTCTACGCCCTGCATTACAGAATGATCCATGTTTGAAACTTCATACTTCCAGCCGCCGAAACGGCCCCGGGAGTAAATATTCATGGATTCAAGAGCAGGCTGTAGAATTTGTAACGCTTCATCGCGTTGCAGGCAAGGGATGGGATAGCCGTAATCCACATTTATTGACCATCGGGAAATAATATCTTTGCGCTCGGTATCACTGAGCAGAGTTGTATTGATCAGTCCGTCTTCAACTTCCTGCACAACCTTTGCGGGGTCCAGTTTTTTGTCTTTTGAATAGGAAACTTCACACATCAAGGCCCGTCCCTGTCCGGGAATCGGGGTATTGCGGGGTGAATAGTTATGAAAATTTGTGACCCTGTAGAATGGACAGTCGTTCTCAGGGAAATACATCCAGCAACGCGGGTCGGTTTTCGAAGATGAAAGACCTATTCCGGCGACAATTACACTGTTGTGTTTTAGCTTGTCTGCTGCGTTGATCAGCTGTTCTGACGGGGAAGTCAGCCAGCTGGCAGTCAGGATATCAATTGGTGCAGTATTCAGCAGATGATCGTACTCAAACATATTGCCTTCACTGTCAGTAAGTCTTTTGGCCTGCTGATCTATGGAGACGATTTGTGTGTTGTATTTAATATGGTCGGCAACGGTGGCAGCCAGTTTGCGGTAAATGGAACCTGTTCCGCCTTTGAGGGGGAATCTGAATTTATTGTTCGGTCCCCATGAAAGGTGATCCTTTTCCAGAATGATATTTTTCAGAACCGAGCGCAGGTCGACTACGCTGACCCGTTCTCCTATCCATGAAAACGACATTTTTTCCGGATAGGTTGCCCATACTTTGTAGTTATAGGGCAGCATGAAATACTTGGCGATGCCTTTGCCGAAGATGCTGTTTATCCATTCACGAAAGTTGTCCGGCGTTGTTTCAGAGCGTTCTCCGGGCAGCAGTCCTCTTACGCATTCCCATTTCTCCTGATTAGGCAGGTGACGGATATTATTCTGGAAAGGATAAGGAACCCAGCTTTTTAAAGCCCTGACCCATGATTCTCGTAAATGTTCAATATATTCACCCTGCATCAGCTCATCAAGCAGCCGGTCATAGTATTCATAATGCGAGAAAACCACATGACCGCCGATATCCCATGTGAATCCTTTTTTGTCAGTGAAGCTGGCTGCAAGTCCGCCGGGATGGGAATTTTTTTCCAGCACCACAAAGGATTTTTCTCCTAGTTCAGTGAGTCTTCTGGCTGCGCCGAGTCCTGTTGGACCCGCACCTATTATGGCATATCTGGTTTTCACGGAATCATCTCCATGTCTGAATTTTGAGTTATGCCCCGAAGTAAAGCAAAGGCTATGCCAGCATTAGAAGATTCAAAAATAGATATATCATTGCACTGTCACTGACCTTTCTCTTGCCCGTAACAGGTTTGTAACCTGTCTCATATAGACCTTTCATCAACGCTGGCAAAACGGGCACGGTGAACCTGCGTCTGTATCAAAATCTACATTTGGAGAAAAATTATGAAATCAAGAATTATTGCTTTAGTCGCTATGATGGTAATGGCATTTACAGGTTCTGCTTTCGCAGGCGCTATTCAGGTTAAAGGTTCTACAACTGTTCTGCCGCTGATGCAGAAAGCTGCTGAAACTTTCATGAAAGCAAATCCCAATGTTTCAATTTCTATTTCCGGCGGCGGCTCCTCAAACGGTGCTAAAGCCCTCATTGATGGAACAACTGATATCGCTATGATGTCGCGTGATATGAAAGGC harbors:
- a CDS encoding YifB family Mg chelatase-like AAA ATPase; translated protein: MIAKVSCAALMGIDAFKVDLEVDLTRQGMPAFTMVGLAEGAVKESKERVFSALKNSGYRLPPSRITVNLAPADIRKAGSAYDLPLAAALLGAAGIIDQSALEGWYLAGELSLSGGVKPVHGILPLAIEARKKGARGLIVGVENVNEAAVVEGLDVYSISTLSQLVDFLIGNEVLEPSVVDTAILWQGRQDFGMDFAEVKGQEHAKRAIEIGAAGNHNILFIGPPGSGKTMLAQRIPTVLPPLVFEEALEVTKVYSVSGQLDRDKSLMVTRPFRSPHHTISDAGLIGGGAYPRPGEVSLAHRGVLFLDELPEFKKNVLEVLRQPLEGGEVTISRAAMSLSYPADFMLVAAMNPCPCGYYTDEHHTCTCSSLAVSRYTSRLSGPLLDRIDLQIEVPAVDYKDLRDGSGLDSGTMRVNIERVREVQSERYKDLAIYTNSELSGASLEKFCKLTDAEHVFLEQAVRSLGLSARAYTRILRIARTIADLDGEERIQVAHLAEAINYRSMDRGQK
- a CDS encoding methyltransferase family protein, coding for MEKPEMRKRGVGPKIFKPTFIYGVTVLIITLIFPEIFLMTFLPSAVFNITGGILLGLGMAFLFISGVAMKKAVTEGRLETSGTFSIVRNPLYFAWIAFVFPGSAVASQGWLLFGMSMVAYYKFLQHIPEEEATLEKHFGKKYLEYKKSVPAIVPNLRGIL
- a CDS encoding DUF4911 domain-containing protein; protein product: MARRKRKPRPRPLPPPPAQSSRIYIQIAPSDIAIFRFLMEAMDNLALFTVTDRFKGILLLRFSPHQKREFFEFMDGLKEEIDITYLPNPDKKIN
- a CDS encoding M24 family metallopeptidase, which produces MTISTATYEQRRENVRKRLKDRGLPPLLVSFAANRYYLSGFELHDPQCNETAGWLVISPEGRDFLLTDPRYLDAARRDWNEDDIFIYSGRKYDALKDFFKSNSISALAYDPKSINIFEHEKLTDLCELQPVTGLVEDLRLIKDEAEIKIMEESCALNHKVYELLQPKLQEGKTEAEISWEVEQLFRNNGATGLSFPTIVGVGPNAALPHAIPGNDKLKENDLVLIDMGGRLGDYCSDQTRTFWIGDKPSDRFLTVKEQVQEAQMAAIKVLRPGLPIQHAYHTAKAVFEKYGVEKYFTHSLGHGIGLETHEQPSVSPVAIGELKPGMVITVEPGLYYPDWGGIRWEYMVLITEDGYKIM
- a CDS encoding protoporphyrinogen/coproporphyrinogen oxidase, coding for MKTRYAIIGAGPTGLGAARRLTELGEKSFVVLEKNSHPGGLAASFTDKKGFTWDIGGHVVFSHYEYYDRLLDELMQGEYIEHLRESWVRALKSWVPYPFQNNIRHLPNQEKWECVRGLLPGERSETTPDNFREWINSIFGKGIAKYFMLPYNYKVWATYPEKMSFSWIGERVSVVDLRSVLKNIILEKDHLSWGPNNKFRFPLKGGTGSIYRKLAATVADHIKYNTQIVSIDQQAKRLTDSEGNMFEYDHLLNTAPIDILTASWLTSPSEQLINAADKLKHNSVIVAGIGLSSSKTDPRCWMYFPENDCPFYRVTNFHNYSPRNTPIPGQGRALMCEVSYSKDKKLDPAKVVQEVEDGLINTTLLSDTERKDIISRWSINVDYGYPIPCLQRDEALQILQPALESMNIYSRGRFGGWKYEVSNMDHSVMQGVEWAQRMINGEPETTYRI